One segment of Salvia splendens isolate huo1 chromosome 20, SspV2, whole genome shotgun sequence DNA contains the following:
- the LOC121782848 gene encoding calcium-dependent protein kinase 10-like, producing the protein MGNCNACIRPPESDPSNSNPQTPKKPRKNHHGEHSPNPYARSPAPIRVLKHLAPRAPRISDKYVLGRELGRGEFGITYLCTDRDTGEALACKSISKRKLRTAVDVEDVRREVEIMSSLPEHANVVRLRAAYEDAEAVHLVMELCEGGELFDRIVARGHYSERAAAAVARTVAEVVRMCHHNGVMHRDLKPENFLFANKKENSALKVIDFGLSVFFKPGERFSEIVGSPYYMAPEVLKRNYGPEVDIWSAGVILYILLCGVPPFWAESEQGVALAILRGVIDFKREPWPQVSESAKSLVRQMLEPDIEKRLTAQQVLDHPWIQNAKKAPNVPLGDIVRARLKQFSGMNRFKKKALRVIAEHLSVEEVEIIRDMFALMDTDNDGKITFEELKAGMRKVGSQLADPEIRLLMDVADVDGNGVLDYGEFVAVTIHLQRMENEGHFRKAFTFFDKDESGYIELDELREALVGDSGETELDVLNDIMRDVDTDKDGRISYDEFVAMMKTGTDWRKASRQYSRERFKSLSLNLMKDGSLHLQDGFTGQTVVV; encoded by the exons ATGGGGAATTGCAACGCCTGCATCCGCCCGCCCGAGTCCGACCCCTCCAATTCAAACCCCCAAACCCCCAAAAAGCCCCGCAAAAACCACCACGGCGAGCACTCCCCCAACCCCTACGCCCGCTCCCCGGCCCCGATCCGCGTGCTCAAGCACCTCGCGCCGCGCGCGCCGCGCATCTCCGACAAGTACGTCCTCGGCCGCGAGCTCGGCCGCGGCGAGTTCGGGATCACCTACCTCTGCACCGACCGCGACACGGGCGAGGCGCTCGCGTGCAAGTCGATCTCGAAGAGGAAGCTCCGCACCGCCGTCGACGTCGAGGACGTCCGCCGCGAGGTCGAGATCATGTCCAGCCTCCCCGAGCACGCCAACGTCGTGAGGTTGCGCGCCGCCTACGAGGACGCCGAGGCCGTGCACCTCGTCATGGAGCTCTGCGAGGGCGGGGAGCTCTTCGACCGGATCGTGGCGCGCGGCCACTACAGCGAGAGGGCCGCCGCCGCCGTGGCGAGGACCGTCGCCGAGGTCGTccggatgtgccaccacaacgGCGTTATGCATCGGGATTTGAAGCCGGAGAATTTCCTTTTCGCGAATAAGAAGGAGAATTCGGCGCTCAAAGTCATCGATTTCGGATTGTCGGTGTTCTTCAAGCCTG GTGAAAGGTTTTCTGAAATTGTGGGGAGTCCGTATTATATGGCGCCGGAGGTGTTGAAGCGAAACTATGGACCCGAAGTAGATATATGGAGTGCTGGAGTGATTCTGTACATTCTCTTGTGTGGCGTTCCTCCGTTTTGGGCCG AAAGCGAGCAAGGTGTGGCGCTTGCGATTTTGAGAGGAGTGATTGATTTCAAGAGGGAGCCATGGCCACAGGTTTCCGAAAGTGCAAAAAGCCTTGTTAGGCAAATGCTGGAGCCAGACATCGAAAAGCGTTTGACAGCCCAGCAGGTTCTCG ATCATCCATGGATACAAAATGCGAAAAAGGCTCCAAACGTACCGTTGGGAGATATTGTGAGAGCAAGACTCAAGCAATTTTCTGGCATGAATAGATTCAAGAAGAAAGCATTGAGA GTAATCGCGGAACATTTGTCTGTTGAAGAGGTCGAAATAATTAGAGATATGTTCGCCTTGATGGATACTGACAACGACGGGAAGATAACATTTGAGGAACTAAAAGCTGGTATGAGGAAAGTGGGTTCTCAGCTTGCAGATCCTGAGATAAGGCTGCTGATGGATGTG GCTGATGTTGATGGGAACGGTGTGTTAGACTACGGAGAGTTTGTGGCCGTCACAATCCACCTACAGAGGATGGAGAACGAAGGGCATTTCCGCAAGGCATTTACATTCTTTGACAAAGATGAGAGTGGGTACATAGAGCTAGACGAGCTACGAGAAGCTTTAGTGGGCGATTCAGGCGAAACCGAACTTGATGTCCTCAATGACATCATGCGCGATGTTGATACCGACAAG GATGGGCGAATTAGTTACGACGAGTTTGTGGCAATGATGAAAACGGGGACAGACTGGAGAAAGGCGTCGCGACAGTATTCAAGAGAGAGGTTCAAGAGCTTGAGCTTAAACTTGATGAAAGACGGCTCTCTTCATCTCCAAGATGGTTTTACAGGTCAAACGGTTGTGGTTTAA